The following are encoded together in the Glycine max cultivar Williams 82 chromosome 8, Glycine_max_v4.0, whole genome shotgun sequence genome:
- the B13-1-1 gene encoding syringolide-induced protein B13-1-1, whose product MVELGLISLRALQLPRLLILCFFVILGNFHKAEARIRHYKWEAKYEFRSPDCFKKLVITINGKTPGPSIQAQEGDTIIVQVNNSLVTENLSIHWHGIRQIGTPWFDGTEGVTQCPILPGDTFIYQFVVDRPGTYLYHAHYGIQREAGLYGMMRVAPRDPEPFAYDLDRSIILNDWYHSSTYEQAAGLSSIPFRWVGEPQSLLIHGKGIFNCSKSPSLGTDVCDASKCSPFVQTVIPGKTYRLRIASLTALSALSFQIEGHNMTVVEADGHYVEPFVVKNLFIYSGETYSVTVKSDQDPSRNYWITSNVVSRNRSTPAGLGMFNYYPNHPKRSPPTVPPSPPAWHDVEPRLAQSFSIKARQGYIHKPPTTSDRVIVLLNTQNNISEYRHWSVNNVSFTLPHTPYLIALKENINGAFDSTPPPDGYDFANYDIFSVASNANATSSSGIYRLKFNTTVDIILQNANTMTKTNSETHPWHLHGHDFWVLGYGKGKFDVNNDTKKYNLENPIMKNTVPVHPFGWTALRFRTDNPGVWAFHCHIESHFYMGMGVVFEEGVERVGKLPSSIMGCGQTRGFHGP is encoded by the exons ATGGTTGAGCTTGGGTTAATTAGCTTAAGGGCTTTGCAATTGCCAAGACTATTGATTCTGTGTTTCTTTGTCATTTTGGGGAATTTTCACAAAGCTGAGGCCAGAATTAGACATTACAAATGGGAGGCGAAGTATGAGTTTAGGTCCCCTGATTGCTTTAAGAAGCTGGTTATTACAATCAATGGCAAAACTCCAGGACCCAGCATCCAGGCACAGGAGGGTGATACCATTATTGTTCAAGTTAACAATAGTTTAGTCACAGAAAACCTTTCCATCCACTGGCACGGGATCAGACAG ATTGGAACTCCTTGGTTTGATGGAACAGAAGGGGTAACTCAGTGTCCCATATTGCCTGGAGACACATTTATTTATCAGTTTGTTGTAGACAGG CCTGGAACATATCTTTACCACGCTCACTATGGAATACAAAGGGAAGCAGGGCTATATGGGATGATGCGGGTGGCACCCCGTGACCCTGAACCCTTTGCTTATGACCTTGACCGAAGCATTATTCTCAACGATTGGTACCACAGTAGCACTTATGAACAAGCTGCTGGATTGTCTTCAATTCCATTTCGATGGGTGGGAGAACCTCAG TCACTTCTGATTCATGGAAAAGGAATATTCAACTGCTCTAAATCCCCAAGCTTAGGCACTGATGTTTGTGACGCATCAAAATGTTCTCCCTTTGTACAAACTGTGATCCCGGGAAAAACATACCGACTCAGAATTGCTAGTTTGACTGCTTTATCAGCACTTAGCTTCCAAATAGAG GGCCATAACATGACAGTGGTTGAAGCAGATGGTCACTATGTGGAACCATTTGTGGTGAAAAACCTGTTCATATACTCTGGTGAGACCTATTCAGTTACAGTGAAAAGCGATCAAGATCCGTCAAGGAACTATTGGATAACCTCAAACGTGGTAAGCAGAAACAGAAGCACCCCAGCAGGGTTAGGCATGTTCAACTACTACCCCAACCACCCAAAACGGTCCCCTCCAACGGTTCCACCTTCTCCTCCTGCTTGGCATGACGTTGAGCCAAGGCTGGCACAAAGCTTCTCCATCAAGGCACGCCAAGGGTACATCCACAAACCCCCGACAACCTCGGACAGAGTCATAGTACTCCTCAACACGCAGAACAACATAAGCGAGTACCGCCATTGGTCAGTGAACAACGTCTCTTTCACACTCCCTCACACCCCTTACCTCATTGCCCTTAAAGAGAACATTAACGGTGCGTTTGACTCCACTCCTCCACCTGATGGCTATGACTTTGCAAACTATGACATTTTCAGTGTGGCTAGTAACGCGAATGCAACTTCTAGTAGTGGCATTTATAGACTGAAGTTCAACACCACGGTGGATATTATACTTCAAAACGCCAACACCATGACCAAAACGAATAGCGAGACACACCCGTGGCACCTTCATGGGCATGACTTTTGGGTTCTTGGGTATGGGAAGGGAAAGTTTGACGTGAACAATGacaccaaaaaatataatttggagAACCCCATTATGAAGAACACGGTTCCGGTGCACCCCTTTGGTTGGACCGCATTGAGGTTTAGGACGGATAATCCTGGAGTTTGGGCTTTTCATTGCCATATAGAGTCTCACTTCTATATGGGGATGGGAGTGGTTTTTGAAGAAGGGGTAGAGAGGGTTGGGAAGTTGCCTTCATCTATCATGGGTTGTGGTCAAACCAGAGGTTTTCACGGGCCATAA
- the LOC100793476 gene encoding fasciclin-like arabinogalactan protein 21 — MENSSFPRRFALLFAISFTLILCGHMITATTEGFEAPLAHSTPPPPPPAIHEHSFFSHTALLPPILSHLGFHQLATAAPSLSDTATTGSAAWTGPSTIFAPSDASLRTCFSCSVPNLLREHIVPGLFTIDYLRKLAFGTKIETLSPGHCITVTSDTLHRNTNNTAAKVFVGGVEITQPDLFNNGMVVVHGLQGFVSPLSPFSCDVERMNSLSFPFHPDHPSGHARHHLHHSNSPTAQPAAMMRLMLRDAMLRLRNNGFSILALAMKVKYAELVTLNNMTVFAVDDLSIFSGSHAYISNVRFHIVPNHYLSIADLEKLPVGIALPTLERGQSLLITTSGGGETLAPMRINYVRVRVSDVIRNVKIVVHSVYLPFPHINPVAAAYDSILGGSEGAENIPDSAEQTTQGTCSAVDGRGSCVVPPMPDQVQVKPMVEIEDHHGL; from the exons ATGGAAAACTCCTCTTTCCCTCGCCGATTCGCCCTCCTCTTCGCCATCTCCTTCACCCTCATTCTCTGCGGCCACATGATCACCGCCACCACCGAAGGATTCGAAGCTCCCCTCGCTCACTCAACTCCTCCACCGCCTCCGCCCGCTATCCATGAACACTCATTCTTCTCCCACACCGCGCTCCTTCCTCCGATCTTGTCTCACCTCGGCTTCCACCAGCTCGCAACGGCGGCGCCGTCGCTCTCCGACACCGCTACCACTGGTTCCGCAGCCTGGACCGGTCCTTCCACTATTTTTGCTCCCTCCGACGCCTCTCTCCGCACATGCTTCTCTTGCTCCGTTCCGAACCTCCTTCGCGAACACATCGTTCCCGGCCTCTTCACCATCGATTATCTCCGGAAACTCGCTTTCGGCACTAAGATCGAGACCTTGAGTCCAGGCCATTGCATCACCGTAACCTCCGATACGCTCCATCGGAACACGAACAACACCGCCGCGAAG GTCTTCGTCGGAGGCGTCGAGATCACGCAACCGGATCTGTTCAACAACGGCATGGTCGTGGTTCACGGTCTTCAAGGCTTCGTCTCTCCGTTATCTCCGTTCTCTTGCGACGTGGAGAGAATGAACTCGCTCTCGTTTCCGTTCCATCCAGATCACCCATCCGGTCACGCTCGGCATCATCTCCACCACTCCAACAGCCCCACGGCGCAGCCTGCTGCTATGATGCGCCTGATGCTCCGAGACGCGATGCTTCGTCTCCGCAACAACGGCTTCAGCATCCTCGCCCTAGCGATGAAGGTGAAGTACGCGGAACTCGTGACGCTGAACAACATGACCGTGTTCGCCGTCGACGACCTCTCCATCTTCTCCGGTTCGCACGCATACATCAGCAACGTCAGGTTCCACATCGTGCCAAACCATTACCTGTCCATCGCGGATCTCGAGAAGCTTCCGGTCGGAATTGCTCTGCCGACGCTGGAGCGAGGCCAGTCGCTGCTCATCACTACCTCAGGGGGAGGAGAGACCTTGGCGCCAATGAGGATTAACTacgttagggttagggtttcgGATGTGATTCGCAACGTGAAGATCGTGGTGCATAGTGTGTACTTGCCGTTTCCGCATATTAATCCTGTGGCTGCCGCTTATGACAGTATCTTAGGCGGCAGTGAAGGAGCggagaatattccagattctgCAGAGCAGACGACGCAAGGGACGTGCTCTGCTGTTGACGGACGTGGAAGTTGCGTCGTGCCTCCTATGCCTGATCAGGTTCAGGTCAAGCCAATGGTGGAGATCGAAGACCACCATGGCCTGTGA
- the LOC100500547 gene encoding photosynthetic NDH subunit of lumenal location 4-like, translating to MALSVSSPSCVRVPSCFWKPNGKSCKERTKVSCAAHNDNKNPLVGIGIGVVTSCVMGLTALDADATRIEYYATVAEPLCEYNYVKSGLGYCDIAEGFGDEAPLGELINVHYTARFADGIVFDSSYKRARPLTMRIGVGKVIKGLDQGILGGEGVPPMRIGGKRKLQIPPHLAYGPEPAGCFSGDCNIPANATLLYDINFVEVYSGNRSK from the exons ATGGCACTCTCAGTCTCCTCACCCTCATGCGTACGCGTTCCTTCATGTTTTTGGAAACCAAATGGCAAGAGTTGCAAAGAGCGTACTAAGGTTTCATGTGCAGCTCACAATGATAATAAGAATCCGTTGGTTGGAATCGGTATTGGGGTTGTAACGTCTTGTGTGATGGGTTTAACTGCATTGGATGCGGACGCCACGAGAATCGAATACTACGCAACAGTGGCAGAGCCTTTGTGTGAGTACAACTATGTTAAGTCTGGCCTCGGCTACTGCGATATTGCTGAGGGCTTCGGTGACGAAGCTCCACTGGGTGAGCTTATCAAT GTTCACTATACTGCGAGATTCGCTGATGGGATAGTATTCGATAGCAGCTATAAACGTGCTAGACCTCTCACCATGCGCATTGGTGTGGGCAAG GTAATCAAGGGACTGGATCAGGGGATTTTAGGGGGTGAAGGAGTACCTCCAATGCGGATAG GTGGGAAACGCAAACTGCAGATTCCTCCGCACTTAGCATATGGCCCTGAACCTGCAGGGTGCTTCTCAG GTGACTGCAATATACCCGCCAATGCCACTCTTctgtatgatattaattttgttgaGGTTTATTCGGGGAACAGATCAAAGTGA
- the LOC100776974 gene encoding heavy metal-associated isoprenylated plant protein 23, whose product MGVGGTLEYLSDLMGSGHHHHKKKKKQFQTVELKVRMDCDGCELKVKNALSSLSGVKSVEINRKQQKVTVTGYVEPNKVLKKAKSTGKKAEIWPYVPYNLVAHPYAVPSYDKKAPPGYVRRVEAPAHTGIITRYEDPYITMFSDDNPNACSIM is encoded by the exons ATGGGAGTTGGAGGCACACTGGAGTACTTGTCTGATCTAATGGGCAGtggccaccaccaccacaagaagaagaagaagcagttcCAAACCGTGGAGCTAAAGGTGAGAATGGATTGTGATGGTTGTGAGCTTAAGGTCAAGAACGCTCTCTCCTCACTAAGTG GGGTGAAATCTGTGGAGATAAACCGAAAACAGCAGAAAGTGACAGTAACTGGGTATGTTGAACCAAACAAGGTGCTGAAGAAGGCGAAATCAACAGGGAAGAAGGCTGAGATTTGGCCCTATGTGCCTTACAACTTGGTGGCTCATCCATATGCAGTTCCTTCTTATGACAAGAAGGCTCCTCCTGGTTATGTGAGGAGAGTGGAGGCCCCTGCTCACACTGGAATCATCACAAGATATGAAGACCCTTACATCACCATGTTCAGTGATGATAACCCAAATGCATGCTCTATCATGTAG